DNA from Triticum aestivum cultivar Chinese Spring chromosome 7D, IWGSC CS RefSeq v2.1, whole genome shotgun sequence:
GGGTGTCGGCCTCGACCGTGTGGGTGGGCACGGGGACGTGGTCACCACACCGCCGCAGCCCCAGCAGGTGCCGCCCGCTGCACCTGTGCACGCGCCGATGCCACTTGTCCCGTGGTGGTTCCTGTGGCAGCCTCTGCCCTTCGTCGACCTTATCGTGGACGATAACGACGGCCAGGACTAGATATAGGGTTCCATTTAATgttttttaaattttatttaataTACAACTGAGACTCTTAGTGGCAATGCCAATGCTTTTAAATTTTAAATGGTTGAAATGCGCCGGCCGCACTGGACCCAAAAGACAAAAAATCGGACGATCCATCATGGAGTTGGCCGCAATGGAAAATGCCAAACGAAAACTCGTTCACCAGCCTGCCAAAACAGAACTCGGTCACCAGTCTGCAGCACCGCTCATTGAGCACACGGATCACGATCCGCGTGAGAGCCGCGAACGCAAATCCCAACCCTCCATTCGGCCGCGATCCAACGGCGCCCATCCCACCCTCCGCTTCCCCCGCCCCGCCTGGCGGAAACCCGAGCCCCCAAATTATCGCGCGCGAAGCACCAAACACCCATCCTCGATCCCCTTTAAAATCCATCTCCATTCCTCCACCAAATCAACCACCGCCAAGTGAAATTCTCGATCTCCAAACACCAGAGCCTCACAGCAGCCAGATCCCCAGCCACCCCAAGTTCCGATGGCCCGCACAAAGCAGACGGCGCGCAAGTCCACCGGCGGCAAGGCGCCGAGGAAGCAGCTCGCCACCAAGGCTGCTCGCAAGTCGGCGCCGGCGACCGGCGGCGTGAAGAAGCCACACCGCTTCAGGCCGGGAACCGTCGCGCTCCGGGAGATCCGCAAGTACCAGAAGAGCACGGAGCTGCTCATCCGCAAGCTCCCCTTCCAGCGCCTCGTCCGTGAGATCGCGCAGGACTTCAAGACCGACCTCCGCTTCCAGAGCTCCGCCGTCTCCGCGCTCCAGGAGGCCGCCGAGGCGTACCTCGTCGGCCTCTTCGAGGACACCAACCTGTGCGCCATCCACGCCAAGCGCGTCACcatcatgcccaaggacatccaGCTCGCACGCCGCATCCGCGGGGAGCGCGCCTAGATTTGGGGTCGCCGGTAATACTGGTAGTAGCTGTTCTTGTCTTGTGATCTGGATGGGCGTCGGCCTGTCgggtgcttctgtttgttggtgttgaTATGACGTGTCTTCTGATCCTAATGTATCGTGATGCTCGAATGAAATGCCAATGGAAAGTTCAGTTATCGATCTGATGCTCGAATGACTTTAATTTTGCTTGTAAATTGCTCCGTGATTCTGCGATGGTGTTCTTGTCACATGTACCAAGTTGTTGCAGTGATTGAATTAGAAGATATGCTGTGTCCCACGGGCTTCTTGATTTTGCTGGGGCGCTCTGTTATTTTTCTTTGGTCGCCGTGTGATTCAGTTTCTTTGCACGTTTGTACAGGCACTTGGTTAACTCATTTCAGTTTTAGTACTTGACACTTGTATTTTCAGATATGGCTACGAACCGAAACGACTAATGTACTCACTGGATGGCAGAAATGATTCGAGGGAGAGCTTACCATGAGCTTCTGGATGCCTGAACATCTCAAGCATGACGGAATTTTTAATGATCGATGCATCCTGCAGCGTCCACCCATCGTCGGCCAAGTTGTCAGCATTTCAGTGTAGTAGGCAGCAGCGCTATATTAACTTGTCACACAGCCATAATCAGTAGCGGAGCCAGAAAAACCGAATCAGGGGGGACCGAGGGCTGTTAAAACAGGTTAGGGAGGGCCAAACCATAGAAAAATTGGATTTTAGCAGCAAATAACCATGAATTCTGCACTGAAAATTAGCTACGAATCCTCGATGTTGTGTGTGACTGTCGCCATGTGGAACACCAAGAAGCCATGAAGTTGCGAGCCCAATGCTGTACAAGTTCTGCAAATAGTTGAGCAGATGCCATacatcatggagttcaccaaatTCGTCAATTATTTTGGTCATTTCAAGTTATAATAGTAACCATCATTTGTACTACCCCCAGTTACCTGTGATGTCCCCTACATGTGTCTGGCAACTGAAGGAAGAGTTTCCCTGACAGTCTATCTTGTACAGAAAACTGCTTAAGACATCATGTCAGCATCAGGTGAATTTTACAGTCTCTGTGTACAGCAAACAATCCATCTTTGTCTGAACTGAAAAATTCACAAAGTTCAGACCATGTTCGTAGTGTCATGTTTTCAGACCATGTTTCTACAGGCATTTGGTAAATTTATTTGGGCTTTCGGCTCTGTTTGGTGTGATTCTGAACTCGGCTGGGCTCGCTGATGTGGATGGCTCAAGGTGAAGTGGCGACATGTGATGTCATTCTGAACTGTGCTCGTCTCCTAGTTGGAAATTTGCAATGGATGTGATCAACCTTATCTCCATTTATCAGATCTTGTTAATTAAGTTCTGTGCTTGGACGTTATGTTTGGTTAATGGTTTACCTGCAAAAGAGTTATGACATACACCCAAAAGAGGAGGCTAATAGATTCAGCATGGGCAGGGGAGAAGCATTCAGAGATGGTGGCCTGTATAATAATCTTTGTGTATGAGAGGAAGAGTTGAGGCACAAGTGACACAAGTGTATTCCTATGCCTGTGATTGTATTAAGCATCAGTAAAGCAGAGGTTTCCTTGGTTTCAGGAAGAGTGGACGATATACAAGTGTATAACTATAGACATGTTTTGTTCAGTGAGATTATTCATTACATACCACCAAATCTTCAAATCTCTGGTTATATGAATGGAAATCACGAAACTTTCACTCTGAATCTGCTTCGGTGTTTCATTTCTTTGCCGCTAGATCTTTTCTGAGTGATGGTCCGATTAGGCGGGTTCCATGTAAATAAACACAAAATTCCCCACAGTCGCTTAGGCGAGTGACAGGGCTAACCCATTTAAGCTTCGCTTGCCTTATTTTTCAATTGGTACGTTTTCTCGTTTCTGTGCAATTTTAGTCTTTTTATTTCATAAACTATTTtttaaaatgttccagaatttagAAAAAAAGGGATATTAAAAAACTAGCAGTAAATTTTAGAAATATATTCTCAAAATAAAAAGTGTTCTTAAAATTTTAAAAACTTGCCACAAATATTAGAAAATAGTTCTCCAAATTTATAATCCAAGAAAATTTTATATACTATTCTCAATATTtattaaaaataattttaaatCCCATTTTTTTGAATTCCGATTTTAACAAATGTCACTTTTTTTGAAATATCtgaacatttttcaatttttttgaatatttttaggTTTTCTAAATATTTTTCATCAACTATCAAGATTTATGAAAGGAAAATAAATCCGAAAAAAGATAAGATAAAGAAAGAAAGtaatataaaaaaaataaaagaaactgaAAAGGACCTTCTGAAAGGTTTCTAAAACCGGTCAAAAGC
Protein-coding regions in this window:
- the LOC123169152 gene encoding histone H3.2, whose amino-acid sequence is MARTKQTARKSTGGKAPRKQLATKAARKSAPATGGVKKPHRFRPGTVALREIRKYQKSTELLIRKLPFQRLVREIAQDFKTDLRFQSSAVSALQEAAEAYLVGLFEDTNLCAIHAKRVTIMPKDIQLARRIRGERA